The Ostrinia nubilalis chromosome 17, ilOstNubi1.1, whole genome shotgun sequence genome contains a region encoding:
- the LOC135080238 gene encoding store-operated calcium entry regulator STIMATE-like, with product MNNSSGYLSELHCPKDALTNNYGWFMQFLLAVLAFTCLIGKRFCEPRYARRPWLIWFYDTSKQGLGALLIHAANVWLSPHFTGNTCTWYIVNFMMDSTLGLLIIWAGIRLAQYYARTYDIPLINFGEYGKPPMCSAWICQCILYAALATFAKSVLALVLRLPIVVEVLSTLRLSPVTDARLELAVVLLIIPFFVNVSSIKLNYILCSCDRSDIATACDVRQVSTGAGSAAADSRGSPLHAATVAVVIGAILQPLATFAKSVLALVLRLPIVVEVLSTLRLSPVTDARLELAVVLLIIPFFVNSVLALVLRLPIVVEVLSTLRLSPVTDARLELAVVLLIIPFFVNVVVIGAILQPLATFAKSVLALVLRLPIVVEVLSTLRLSPVTDARLELAVVLLIIPFFVNILIFWVTDNFLMYHPRGVNSKIKTKVRYQSIKKEKSGSDEEEHSADERLLGSSV from the exons ATGAATAATAGTTCTGGATATTTATCTGAGCTGCATTGCCCGAAGGATGCACTGACCAATAATTATGGGTGGTTCATGCAATTCCTTTTAGCAGTGTTAGCTTTTACTTGCTTAATTG GCAAAAGATTCTGTGAACCCCGTTATGCAAGGAGGCCCTGGCTAATTTGGTTTTATGACACGTCTAAGCAAGGTCTTGGGGCGTTACTTATACATGCAGCCAATGTCTGGCTGTCCCCACACTTTACAGGAAACACTTGTACATG GtatattgttaattttatgatGGACTCCACATTGGGCCTACTAATTATATGGGCCGGAATTCGACTTGCTCAATATTATGCTAGAACATATGACAtaccattaattaattttggtgAATATG gGAAACCACCGATGTGCTCAGCGTGGATATGCCAATGCATATTGTACGCTGCGCTTGCGACGTTCGCCAAGTCTGTACTGGCGCTGGTTCTGCGGCTGCCGATAGTCGTGGAAGTCCTCTCCACGCTGCGACTGTCGCCGGTGACCGACGCGCGCCTGGAGCTCGCTGTAGTATTGCTCATCATACCCTTCTTTGTTAATGTAAGTTCTATCAAGCTGAActatatcttgtgtagttgtgATAGGAGCGATATTGCAACCGCTTGCGACGTTCGCCAAGTCAGTACTGGCGCTGGTTCTGCGGCTGCCGATAGTCGTGGAAGTCCTCTCCACGCTGCGACTGTCGCCG ttgtgATAGGAGCGATATTGCAACCGCTTGCGACGTTCGCCAAGTCTGTACTGGCGCTGGTTCTGCGGCTGCCGATAGTCGTGGAAGTCCTCTCCACGCTGCGACTGTCGCCGGTGACCGACGCGCGCCTGGAGCTCGCTGTAGTATTGCTCATCATACCCTTCTTTGTTAAT TCAGTACTGGCGCTGGTTCTGCGGCTGCCGATAGTCGTGGAAGTCCTCTCCACGCTGCGACTGTCGCCGGTGACCGACGCGCGCCTGGAGCTCGCTGTAGTATTGCTCATCATACCCTTCTTTgttaat gtagttgtgATAGGAGCGATATTGCAACCGCTTGCGACGTTCGCCAAGTCAGTACTGGCGCTGGTTCTGCGGCTGCCGATAGTCGTGGAAGTCCTCTCCACGCTGCGACTGTCGCCGGTGACCGACGCGCGCCTGGAACTCGCTGTAGTATTGCTCATCATACCCTTCTTTGTTAAT attttaatattttgggtGACAGACAACTTCCTTATGTACCATCCAAGAGGAGTTAATTCTAAAATCAAGACTAAG GTGCGTTACCAGTCTATCAAGAAAGAGAAATCAGGGTCTGATGAAGAGGAGCATTCGGCGGACGAAAGGCTCCTGGGCTCCAGCGTATGA